In a single window of the Tellurirhabdus bombi genome:
- a CDS encoding M1 family metallopeptidase, whose protein sequence is MIWKSTRSFPFLSISLIGISLAMTTYGQSTGPAKPGKPPVETGVSQQLAMHRKQTIRQLAYALQFDIPAKKDQPIAASETISFDWQPTTAPLQIDFKEQRDHLKKVSVNQKSVPIVFEKEHLLIDPQYLRSGKNQIFIQFTAGNLSLNRNDDFLYTLLVPDRARTVFPCFDQPDLKASFQLALTVPKSWKAMTNATLQDSSQSGERKTYRFGASETISTYLFSFVAGKFDQVSKKVDGRTMHFLHRETDTTKIRLSMEPIFSVHADALRFLENYTQIPYPFKKFDFAAIPDFQYGGMEHVGAIQYKAASLFLDNGATRDQKLSRATLLAHETAHMWFGDLVTMRWFDDVWTKEVFANFIADKIVQISMSDGNYDLEFLIAHFPAAYDVDRTQGANPIGQPLANLKEAGTLYGGIIYHKAPIMMRQLERLMGKDALRDGLREYLKKYAYSNASWPDLIAILDKYTAADLKSWNHVWVAETGRPQFDYQLKIANQKISQFSVSQKGEDGSSRVWPQAFEVALVYPDRVEELTVQMDKMQVQLQEAVGKEAPLFVVFNSSGQGYGLFPVDQAMLPKLATLKNPVSRAAAYINLYENMLSGREVSPTQLATIYKEMLANEPEELALRLLTTQLADIFWRFTKPAERPSLAAVLENALWQALQKEPNSNKKKLLFRCYQSIALSIEAKDRLYAIWKDEKAPTGVTLTEDDYTALALALAVRDYPVAGILDQQLGRIKNVDRKKRLQFMMPALSAQVQERDAFFASLKNLSNREREAWVTAALGYLHHPLRAATSEKYLQGSLDLLEEIQRTGDIFFPESWLRSILSSYQSAESAAIVRTFLKDYPSYNPRLKAKLLQAADGPFRAEKLLYPKNKSTN, encoded by the coding sequence ATGATCTGGAAAAGTACCCGGTCGTTTCCTTTTTTATCGATAAGTTTAATTGGCATCTCACTGGCAATGACCACGTATGGACAATCTACCGGCCCTGCTAAACCCGGCAAGCCGCCCGTAGAAACAGGTGTTTCGCAGCAATTAGCAATGCACCGGAAGCAAACGATTCGTCAACTGGCCTACGCCCTGCAATTTGATATTCCCGCCAAAAAAGACCAGCCAATCGCCGCTTCGGAAACCATCTCGTTTGACTGGCAGCCAACTACCGCTCCGCTCCAAATTGATTTTAAGGAACAGCGCGATCACCTGAAAAAAGTATCGGTAAATCAGAAAAGCGTGCCTATTGTCTTTGAAAAAGAGCATTTGCTGATTGATCCGCAATACCTCAGATCGGGCAAAAACCAGATTTTTATTCAGTTTACAGCGGGTAACCTTTCGCTCAATCGCAATGATGATTTTCTCTATACGTTGCTGGTTCCCGACCGGGCGCGTACGGTATTTCCCTGCTTCGACCAGCCAGACCTGAAAGCGTCGTTTCAACTCGCCCTGACGGTTCCGAAAAGTTGGAAAGCCATGACCAATGCAACGTTGCAGGACTCGAGCCAGTCGGGCGAACGCAAAACCTACCGATTTGGAGCTTCCGAAACGATTAGTACCTACCTGTTTTCTTTCGTTGCCGGGAAATTTGACCAGGTAAGCAAGAAAGTAGACGGACGGACCATGCATTTTCTGCACCGGGAAACGGATACGACCAAAATCCGACTCAGCATGGAGCCAATATTTAGCGTTCACGCGGACGCTCTTCGGTTTCTGGAAAATTACACGCAAATTCCTTACCCCTTCAAAAAGTTTGATTTTGCGGCAATTCCGGATTTTCAATACGGTGGGATGGAACACGTGGGAGCCATTCAGTACAAAGCCGCCAGCCTTTTTCTGGACAACGGAGCCACGCGCGACCAGAAGCTGAGCCGGGCTACGCTGCTGGCCCACGAAACGGCTCACATGTGGTTTGGCGATCTGGTAACCATGCGCTGGTTCGACGATGTCTGGACCAAAGAGGTGTTCGCTAACTTCATTGCGGATAAAATCGTCCAGATCAGCATGTCCGACGGCAACTACGATCTGGAGTTTCTGATCGCTCATTTTCCGGCAGCCTACGACGTAGACCGTACGCAGGGAGCAAATCCGATTGGGCAGCCACTGGCCAATCTGAAAGAAGCCGGAACGTTATACGGCGGTATTATTTACCACAAAGCGCCCATCATGATGCGCCAGTTAGAGCGACTCATGGGCAAAGATGCATTGCGGGATGGTTTGCGCGAATACCTGAAAAAATACGCCTACAGCAACGCTTCCTGGCCCGACTTAATCGCGATTCTGGATAAATACACGGCGGCAGACCTAAAAAGCTGGAACCATGTCTGGGTGGCAGAAACGGGGCGGCCGCAGTTTGACTATCAGCTCAAAATCGCCAACCAGAAAATTAGTCAGTTTTCGGTTTCGCAGAAGGGGGAAGATGGTTCGTCGCGCGTATGGCCCCAGGCGTTCGAAGTGGCGCTGGTCTACCCCGACCGCGTGGAGGAACTCACTGTGCAAATGGACAAAATGCAGGTACAGCTTCAGGAAGCTGTAGGTAAAGAAGCGCCCCTTTTTGTAGTTTTCAATTCGTCGGGGCAGGGCTACGGACTGTTTCCGGTGGACCAGGCGATGCTGCCTAAACTGGCAACCCTGAAAAATCCGGTAAGTCGGGCGGCGGCGTACATCAATCTCTACGAAAATATGCTGAGTGGTCGGGAGGTAAGTCCTACCCAGTTGGCCACGATTTACAAAGAGATGCTGGCGAATGAGCCTGAAGAATTGGCATTACGGTTATTAACCACCCAGTTAGCTGATATTTTCTGGCGGTTTACCAAGCCCGCCGAGCGTCCGTCTCTGGCTGCCGTGCTTGAAAACGCCCTTTGGCAAGCCCTGCAAAAAGAGCCCAACAGCAACAAAAAGAAGCTGCTTTTCCGGTGTTATCAAAGTATCGCCCTGTCTATAGAAGCCAAAGACCGTTTGTATGCCATCTGGAAAGACGAAAAAGCACCAACGGGAGTTACGCTGACGGAAGACGATTACACCGCCCTGGCGTTGGCCCTGGCCGTTCGGGATTATCCGGTTGCTGGTATTCTTGATCAGCAGTTGGGACGTATAAAAAATGTGGATCGGAAGAAACGCTTGCAGTTTATGATGCCCGCGTTGTCGGCTCAGGTTCAGGAGCGGGACGCTTTTTTTGCTTCCTTGAAAAACTTGTCCAACCGGGAGCGAGAGGCGTGGGTAACGGCGGCTTTGGGCTATTTGCACCACCCGTTGCGGGCGGCTACTTCCGAAAAATACCTGCAAGGAAGCCTGGATTTGCTGGAAGAGATTCAGCGCACTGGCGATATTTTCTTTCCTGAATCCTGGCTGCGGTCTATTTTAAGTTCCTATCAATCAGCGGAGTCGGCGGCCATTGTGCGGACCTTCCTGAAAGATTACCCTTCTTACAATCCACGCCTAAAAGCGAAGTTACTACAAGCAGCCGACGGGCCGTTTCGAGCGGAAAAGTTACTGTACCCGAAAAATAAATCAACTAACTAA
- a CDS encoding S9 family peptidase — MFKARFLLLFLLSSTVFAQTKKRALTHADYDRWQSVRSEKHSNDGRWICYQIDPQEGDGILELVQVGKNTTPQATGRTEARTGGPNAPAGLNALNTGARKQTFARGYMAQFTPDSRFLVMRLKAPYKLTREAKKKKQKADQLPKDSLLVINLATGGRMGFANVKSYSLPKESGSWGAILQEHQEPKGTAKSDSTESKSARPRTAGRSDRRAAGRDSKAKGDDLVLINMATGTTQNFRYVSQVAIADKGNVIFYNKEAINDSLKTPGVYVFDTQKQTEILVDTNAKRKVYKGLAVDKTGSQLVWLSSADSANADVRAYALYYKNLAPVAKSKKRSGTATFAGNSGAITVLADTLTKAYPKGWSVNEYRTPAFSADGKRLYFATSILPPQPIKDSTVLDDERVKVDVWGWKDPMLQPMQAKQLKQEKERGFLAVCDLATGTITQLGNREIPNVQVDYKYDHSYLLGLSNVPYQISSMWDPGQSDMYLINAKTGQKTKIANDARVSQTQLSPGGKYAWWYDERDSLWRAWSIAAGKRIDLTRGIAAKFFDEEHDTPDLPGSYGAVGWTKDDRYVLINDRYDIWRIDPTGQEKPVNVTAGYGRKNRVRLRYVDLSSDEEQGRGGGGSFGARSVDEKFIPTAGDLWLTGFWEKDKSTGILKKAMDKPAAEPTVLTKGAYRFSSLSKAKNAPTLAFSKGNFREPNNLYLTDTTFANPEQLTRVNPQQDSIRWGSVELVNWLGTNGVRLEGLLYKPEDFDSTKKYPMLVYYYERNAETLNDYKAPTPSRSTINMPYCVSNGYLVFVPDIVYTTGAPGPNAYDCIVPGVLNLINRGFVDRDRIGLQGQSWGGYQTAYLITRTNLFRAAMAGAPVANMTSAYGGIRWGTGLSRMFQYEKTQSRIGGTLWDKPMNYIENSPLFYANRIETPLLMMHNDADGSVPWYQGIEMYSAMRRLNKPTWMLVYNGEDHNLTQRHNSKDLSIRLYQFFDHYLKDAPMPAWMKDGRTAVEKELGIMKY, encoded by the coding sequence ATGTTTAAAGCGAGATTTCTACTTTTATTCTTACTCTCCTCGACGGTTTTTGCCCAGACAAAAAAGCGGGCACTTACCCACGCTGATTATGACCGCTGGCAGAGCGTCCGGTCGGAAAAACATTCGAACGATGGGCGCTGGATCTGCTATCAGATTGATCCGCAGGAAGGCGACGGAATCCTGGAACTAGTGCAGGTGGGGAAAAATACAACGCCACAAGCCACGGGAAGAACCGAAGCCAGAACGGGCGGTCCCAACGCCCCGGCGGGATTGAACGCCCTCAATACAGGAGCGCGTAAACAGACATTTGCGCGGGGTTATATGGCACAATTTACGCCCGACAGCCGGTTTTTGGTGATGCGTCTGAAAGCGCCTTACAAGCTGACGCGGGAAGCCAAAAAGAAAAAGCAGAAAGCCGATCAGTTACCAAAAGACAGCTTGCTGGTGATCAACCTGGCTACGGGCGGTCGGATGGGATTTGCCAACGTGAAGTCCTATTCGTTACCGAAAGAAAGCGGATCGTGGGGCGCAATATTACAGGAACATCAGGAGCCAAAAGGAACGGCCAAGAGCGATTCGACCGAGAGCAAATCAGCGCGTCCGAGAACAGCGGGTCGATCAGACCGCCGTGCGGCCGGTCGCGATAGTAAGGCCAAGGGCGATGATCTGGTACTAATCAATATGGCTACGGGCACTACGCAAAACTTCCGCTACGTGTCTCAGGTCGCTATTGCCGATAAAGGAAATGTCATTTTCTACAACAAAGAAGCCATCAATGATTCCCTGAAAACACCGGGCGTTTATGTGTTTGATACCCAGAAACAAACGGAGATTTTAGTAGATACCAACGCAAAGCGGAAAGTCTACAAGGGCCTGGCCGTTGATAAAACAGGTTCGCAACTGGTCTGGCTTTCTTCTGCCGACAGCGCCAATGCCGACGTTCGGGCCTACGCGCTATATTATAAAAATTTAGCTCCGGTTGCTAAGTCAAAGAAGCGGAGTGGAACCGCCACCTTTGCCGGAAACAGCGGTGCCATTACGGTTTTGGCGGATACGCTGACGAAGGCCTACCCGAAAGGGTGGAGCGTAAACGAGTACCGGACACCGGCCTTCTCGGCTGATGGCAAACGGCTTTATTTCGCGACCTCGATTTTGCCACCCCAGCCCATTAAGGATTCGACGGTATTGGATGACGAGCGGGTAAAAGTGGATGTCTGGGGCTGGAAAGATCCGATGCTGCAACCGATGCAGGCCAAGCAGTTGAAGCAGGAAAAAGAGCGCGGCTTTCTGGCCGTGTGTGACCTGGCAACCGGAACCATCACGCAGCTGGGAAATCGCGAGATACCAAATGTTCAGGTCGATTATAAATACGATCATTCGTACTTGCTGGGCCTCAGCAACGTCCCGTACCAGATTTCAAGCATGTGGGATCCGGGCCAGTCGGATATGTACCTGATCAATGCTAAAACAGGGCAGAAAACCAAGATCGCCAATGACGCGCGCGTCTCACAGACGCAGTTGTCACCGGGCGGAAAATACGCCTGGTGGTATGACGAACGGGATTCACTGTGGCGGGCGTGGTCCATCGCGGCGGGCAAACGGATTGACCTTACGCGGGGCATTGCCGCCAAGTTTTTTGACGAAGAACACGACACGCCCGACCTTCCCGGTAGCTACGGCGCGGTGGGCTGGACTAAAGATGATCGCTATGTACTGATCAACGACCGGTACGACATCTGGCGAATCGATCCGACCGGACAGGAAAAACCCGTAAATGTAACAGCAGGTTATGGCCGTAAAAATCGGGTTCGTCTACGGTATGTCGATCTGTCGTCGGATGAGGAGCAAGGACGCGGTGGTGGCGGCTCATTCGGTGCCCGTTCAGTGGACGAAAAATTCATTCCCACAGCTGGAGATTTATGGCTTACAGGGTTCTGGGAAAAGGACAAATCGACGGGGATTCTGAAAAAAGCTATGGATAAACCTGCCGCCGAACCCACTGTTTTAACCAAAGGAGCCTACCGGTTCTCGTCCCTGTCGAAGGCAAAAAATGCTCCGACGCTGGCGTTTTCCAAAGGCAATTTCCGGGAGCCTAATAACCTTTACCTCACCGATACGACGTTTGCCAATCCAGAGCAACTAACGCGGGTTAATCCGCAGCAGGACAGCATTCGTTGGGGCAGTGTGGAGCTGGTGAATTGGCTGGGAACCAATGGCGTTCGTCTGGAAGGCTTGCTGTATAAACCCGAGGATTTCGACTCGACGAAGAAATACCCCATGCTGGTTTATTATTACGAACGAAATGCCGAAACCCTGAACGATTACAAAGCGCCTACGCCCAGTCGTTCAACGATTAACATGCCCTATTGTGTATCCAATGGGTATCTGGTTTTTGTGCCGGATATCGTCTACACAACGGGTGCGCCGGGACCCAACGCCTACGATTGCATTGTGCCGGGTGTGCTGAATCTCATCAACCGGGGCTTTGTGGATCGCGACCGGATTGGTTTGCAGGGGCAAAGCTGGGGCGGTTACCAAACGGCTTATCTTATAACGCGGACGAATCTGTTCCGGGCGGCTATGGCGGGTGCTCCCGTGGCAAACATGACGAGTGCCTACGGAGGAATCCGTTGGGGAACGGGCCTAAGCCGGATGTTTCAGTACGAAAAAACACAGAGCCGGATTGGAGGTACACTTTGGGATAAACCCATGAATTACATCGAAAACTCGCCCTTGTTTTACGCCAACCGCATCGAAACACCGCTGCTAATGATGCACAACGATGCCGATGGATCTGTTCCCTGGTATCAGGGCATTGAGATGTATTCGGCCATGCGGCGCTTGAATAAACCGACCTGGATGCTGGTTTATAACGGCGAGGATCACAATTTAACGCAACGCCATAATTCTAAAGACTTGAGTATTAGATTATACCAATTCTTCGATCACTATCTCAAAGATGCGCCAATGCCTGCCTGGATGAAAGATGGACGGACTGCCGTGGAGAAAGAATTGGGGATTATGAAGTATTAG
- a CDS encoding M16 family metallopeptidase — MAYSQTKLVETVTRKGNELVIPYQKYVLSNGLTLIVHEDHSDPVVHVDVTYHVGSAREEIGKSGFAHFFEHMMFQGSDHVADDEHFKLVTEAGGTLNGTTNRDRTNYFETVPSNQLERALWLEADRMGFLLDAVTQKKFEIQRATVKNERGQNYDNRPYGLVSEYTAKNLYPYGHPYSWLTIGYIEDLNRVNVNDLKNFFLRWYGPNNAVLTVGGDVEAKQVVQLAEKYFGSIPKGPEVTKTQVPAAILNQDRYVSYEDNVRFPMLRIVYPTVATYHPDEAPLDALAEILGGGKSSLFYKNFVKAEKAVQANVGHPASELAGELTFTVLPFPNFRLDSVEAIIRNSLAEFESRGVTDDDLAQFKATRESDLIHALSSVSGKVSQLASFQTFAGTPNYLPQELKRYQNVTKADIMRVYNQYVKGKKAVILTVYPKDKKEIVTRPDNYTIATEGYKAPDYGYKGLTYAKAKDTFDRSKKPASGASPTVKVPPFWTEKMPNGLKMIGAKNDEVPTVTMLFSIEGGHKLSANDPSKAGIAQLTAALMNEATQNFTTEEINAKLEKLGSSISIYASTEEIGISVESLTKNLDATLALVEEKLFRPKFATADFERLKKQQLEGIANQGTQPVVIANKAYNKLLYGAGSIRAVPTSGTEKTVESITLDDVKAFYQKYISPSVTNLVVVGDVEKAALLPKLAFLNKWEAKPVKMPDMGVAKKADKTRIYVVDKEKAAQSEIRIGYLTDMPFDATGEYYRTGLANYILGGAFNSRINMNLREDKGWTYGARSGYSSTRTPGAFTAQAGVKAAATDSSVVEFMKEITTYGKTGITAEELTFLKSSVGQRDALKYETPFQKALFLNQIIQYDLPANFSEQQSTILRNITKKEIDAIAKKRLPINNMIITVVGDKQAIKPGLEKLGYELVELDKEGNVVNTKATVAEENSRPAKMGGASSTKKQN; from the coding sequence ATGGCTTACTCGCAGACCAAGCTGGTGGAAACCGTTACTCGAAAAGGGAATGAACTGGTAATTCCCTATCAGAAATATGTTTTGTCAAATGGCTTAACGCTGATCGTGCACGAAGATCATTCCGATCCGGTCGTTCACGTTGATGTCACGTATCACGTAGGCTCGGCCCGTGAAGAAATTGGTAAATCAGGATTTGCGCACTTTTTCGAACACATGATGTTCCAGGGCTCCGACCACGTAGCCGACGACGAACATTTTAAGCTGGTAACCGAAGCCGGTGGAACGCTGAACGGAACCACCAACCGCGACCGGACGAACTACTTTGAGACGGTTCCAAGCAACCAATTGGAGCGGGCGCTCTGGCTGGAAGCGGATCGGATGGGCTTTTTGCTGGACGCCGTAACGCAGAAAAAATTTGAAATTCAGCGGGCTACCGTTAAAAACGAGCGCGGCCAGAACTACGATAACCGGCCTTATGGGCTGGTGAGCGAATACACGGCGAAGAATCTTTACCCGTATGGCCACCCGTATTCCTGGCTGACGATTGGGTACATTGAAGACCTGAACCGGGTAAACGTCAATGACCTGAAAAACTTCTTCCTGCGCTGGTACGGACCGAACAATGCTGTCCTGACCGTTGGGGGAGATGTAGAAGCCAAGCAAGTGGTGCAACTGGCGGAAAAATACTTCGGTTCAATTCCGAAAGGCCCCGAGGTTACAAAGACGCAGGTTCCTGCTGCAATTCTGAACCAGGATCGCTACGTATCTTACGAAGATAACGTCCGCTTCCCAATGCTGCGGATTGTATACCCAACGGTTGCTACGTACCACCCCGACGAAGCACCGCTGGACGCGCTGGCTGAAATTCTGGGCGGTGGCAAAAGCTCGCTGTTTTACAAGAATTTTGTGAAAGCTGAGAAGGCAGTTCAGGCCAATGTTGGGCACCCGGCTAGTGAGTTGGCTGGCGAATTAACCTTCACTGTGCTGCCTTTCCCGAATTTCCGCCTGGATAGTGTTGAAGCCATCATTCGTAACTCATTGGCTGAGTTTGAATCACGGGGCGTAACCGACGATGATCTGGCGCAGTTTAAAGCTACCCGGGAGTCTGATTTGATCCATGCGTTGTCCAGCGTGTCGGGCAAAGTGTCGCAGTTGGCTTCTTTCCAGACGTTTGCCGGAACGCCGAACTACCTGCCCCAGGAATTGAAGCGCTACCAGAACGTGACGAAAGCGGATATCATGCGGGTGTATAACCAGTATGTTAAGGGTAAAAAAGCCGTTATTTTGACCGTTTATCCAAAAGATAAAAAGGAAATTGTAACGCGTCCCGACAACTACACCATTGCCACGGAAGGATACAAAGCTCCCGATTATGGATACAAAGGCTTAACCTACGCAAAAGCAAAGGATACATTTGATCGCAGCAAAAAACCGGCTTCGGGGGCAAGCCCAACCGTGAAAGTACCGCCTTTCTGGACCGAGAAAATGCCAAATGGTCTGAAAATGATTGGTGCTAAAAATGATGAGGTGCCAACCGTAACGATGCTATTCTCCATCGAAGGCGGTCATAAACTATCGGCCAATGATCCATCTAAAGCGGGTATTGCTCAGCTAACTGCTGCGTTGATGAACGAAGCAACGCAGAACTTTACAACGGAGGAAATCAACGCGAAGCTAGAGAAGCTGGGTAGCAGCATTTCTATCTATGCCAGCACGGAAGAAATCGGTATTTCGGTCGAATCATTGACGAAAAATCTGGATGCTACCCTAGCGCTGGTTGAAGAGAAACTGTTCCGGCCAAAATTCGCCACTGCGGACTTTGAGCGCCTGAAAAAACAACAACTGGAAGGCATTGCCAACCAGGGAACACAGCCCGTTGTCATTGCTAACAAGGCGTACAACAAGTTGCTGTACGGCGCGGGAAGCATCCGGGCGGTACCAACGAGCGGAACGGAAAAAACGGTTGAAAGCATCACGCTGGACGACGTGAAAGCGTTCTATCAGAAGTATATTTCGCCATCGGTAACGAACCTGGTTGTTGTAGGGGATGTGGAGAAAGCAGCGCTGCTGCCAAAGCTGGCTTTCCTCAACAAATGGGAGGCTAAGCCGGTAAAAATGCCTGATATGGGTGTTGCTAAGAAAGCGGACAAAACGCGCATTTATGTGGTAGACAAAGAGAAAGCCGCTCAGTCGGAAATTCGGATTGGCTACCTGACCGATATGCCTTTCGACGCAACGGGTGAATATTACCGGACAGGATTAGCAAACTACATCCTCGGTGGCGCTTTCAACAGCCGGATCAACATGAATCTGCGCGAAGACAAAGGCTGGACCTACGGGGCACGTTCTGGCTATAGCAGCACGCGCACGCCGGGTGCGTTTACGGCTCAGGCCGGCGTGAAAGCCGCCGCAACGGATAGTTCGGTGGTCGAGTTTATGAAAGAAATCACGACCTACGGCAAAACAGGTATCACGGCGGAAGAACTAACTTTTCTGAAAAGCTCGGTCGGACAACGCGATGCATTGAAATACGAAACGCCGTTCCAGAAAGCGCTCTTCCTGAACCAGATTATTCAGTACGATCTGCCCGCTAATTTCTCAGAACAGCAGAGCACCATTCTACGCAACATCACCAAGAAGGAAATCGACGCTATCGCCAAAAAACGGCTACCAATCAATAACATGATTATTACGGTGGTAGGGGATAAGCAAGCGATTAAACCGGGTCTGGAAAAGCTAGGCTATGAATTGGTTGAACTCGATAAAGAAGGCAACGTAGTCAATACCAAAGCTACGGTTGCAGAAGAAAACTCCCGTCCGGCTAAAATGGGCGGTGCGTCTTCCACAAAGAAGCAGAATTAA
- a CDS encoding alpha/beta hydrolase, whose product MKKVNYSFLLIFLLAIVHYSAHSQDSQIPRGTVERIKVHGKGLEGNLSGDSPDRDVSIYLPPSYKKDTKRRYPVVYFLHGYTDSDDKWYGFTKHWINLPEVLNKAFADPKNREVIVVTPNAYSRFQGSMYSNSVTTGNWEDYVAKELVGYIDSHYRTIPNAASRGLTGHSMGGYGSMRIGQKYPEIFSSIYLLSPCCLAPNSRVPNAEASGKLEAIQTQADFEKADFGTKIFFASAAAWSPNPSKPPFYLDLPVENGQFKPEVTAKWTANAPLAIIDQYIPNLKSLNAIAFDAGSKDASIAASIKVLDGVLTNYKIQHTYAEYDGDHVNRIGERIENYVLPFFSKNLSFQPSKRQK is encoded by the coding sequence ATGAAAAAAGTAAACTACTCTTTTCTTCTTATATTCCTGCTGGCTATAGTTCATTATTCAGCGCACAGCCAGGATAGCCAGATTCCGCGTGGCACTGTCGAACGCATTAAGGTACATGGCAAAGGACTGGAAGGTAATTTATCCGGCGATTCACCAGACCGGGATGTATCGATCTATTTGCCACCCAGCTATAAGAAAGACACTAAACGGCGTTATCCCGTTGTCTATTTTTTGCACGGATATACCGACAGCGACGACAAATGGTATGGCTTTACCAAACACTGGATCAACCTGCCCGAAGTACTGAACAAAGCATTTGCCGATCCTAAAAACCGGGAAGTAATCGTAGTAACGCCGAACGCTTATAGCCGTTTTCAAGGAAGCATGTATTCCAATTCGGTTACAACAGGTAACTGGGAGGATTACGTAGCTAAGGAGCTGGTTGGCTACATCGACAGCCATTACCGCACCATCCCAAATGCCGCCAGCCGGGGCCTGACCGGGCATTCGATGGGGGGCTATGGCAGCATGCGTATTGGACAAAAATACCCGGAAATATTCTCCAGCATCTATCTTTTAAGCCCCTGTTGTCTAGCGCCCAATTCCAGAGTACCCAATGCCGAAGCAAGCGGTAAACTGGAAGCCATTCAGACGCAGGCGGATTTTGAAAAGGCAGATTTCGGAACAAAAATCTTCTTCGCTTCGGCAGCAGCCTGGTCGCCTAATCCGAGCAAGCCCCCTTTCTACCTGGACCTCCCAGTCGAAAATGGCCAGTTTAAGCCTGAGGTCACGGCAAAATGGACCGCCAACGCTCCCCTGGCCATCATCGACCAATACATCCCTAACTTGAAGAGCCTCAACGCCATCGCCTTTGACGCGGGCTCGAAAGACGCCAGCATTGCGGCCAGCATCAAAGTACTAGACGGCGTATTGACCAATTATAAAATCCAGCATACCTACGCGGAGTATGACGGCGACCACGTTAACCGAATTGGTGAACGAATTGAGAATTATGTACTTCCGTTCTTCTCGAAGAACCTCTCGTTTCAGCCTTCGAAGCGGCAGAAATAG
- a CDS encoding transglutaminase family protein, translating into MKLFAGCELQYTIPEPTPVVLMLRPRSGSGQWIIREEYELTPHQPVKEYTDVYGNLCQRIIAPAGSFQIRTAVTVDACDTIDVAPGAPFVPVENLPDEVLQFLLPSRYCQSDRLGKLAGDIVGNALPGYDQVETIRHWIHRNVTYQYGTSDATTSAVETAEKRIGVCRDFTHLGIAFCRSLTIPARMVVGYLHQLKPMDLHAWFEAFVGDRWYTFDATQKEPLGNRIIVAYGRDAADVALATQYGPMQLESMKVWVNESVD; encoded by the coding sequence ATGAAACTTTTCGCAGGCTGTGAACTGCAATACACGATCCCGGAGCCTACGCCGGTGGTCCTGATGTTACGTCCTCGCTCTGGCTCCGGCCAGTGGATTATTCGAGAAGAATACGAATTGACCCCTCATCAACCTGTAAAGGAATATACCGACGTATACGGTAACCTTTGTCAGCGTATTATTGCACCCGCCGGATCGTTTCAGATTCGGACGGCTGTAACGGTCGATGCCTGCGACACCATTGATGTTGCTCCGGGCGCTCCTTTCGTTCCGGTTGAAAACCTGCCGGATGAAGTGCTGCAATTCCTGCTGCCGAGCCGCTATTGCCAGTCCGACCGCCTTGGCAAACTAGCTGGCGATATTGTAGGCAATGCGCTCCCCGGGTATGATCAGGTAGAAACCATTCGGCATTGGATTCATCGAAATGTTACGTATCAATATGGTACCAGTGATGCCACAACTTCGGCCGTTGAAACCGCCGAGAAGCGCATTGGCGTCTGCCGTGATTTTACGCACCTGGGCATTGCCTTCTGCCGTAGCCTGACTATTCCCGCGCGCATGGTTGTAGGGTATTTGCACCAACTCAAGCCCATGGATTTGCACGCCTGGTTTGAGGCTTTTGTGGGTGATCGCTGGTATACCTTTGACGCGACCCAGAAAGAGCCACTCGGCAATCGGATTATTGTCGCTTATGGCCGAGATGCGGCAGATGTTGCCCTGGCAACCCAGTATGGCCCCATGCAACTGGAGTCAATGAAGGTGTGGGTTAATGAAAGTGTTGATTAA